A part of Scleropages formosus chromosome 3, fSclFor1.1, whole genome shotgun sequence genomic DNA contains:
- the fcer1g gene encoding high affinity immunoglobulin epsilon receptor subunit gamma, whose protein sequence is MTGGFIYTCAFFLCMNLNCAEASNHAAICYTLDGILFLYGIILTVLYCRLKISTRNSALSQKKDQGEGIYTGLTPHAQDTYDTISKQRN, encoded by the exons ATGACGGGGGGCTTCATTTACACGTGTGCCTTCTTTTTGTGCATGAACCTGAACTGTGCTG AGGCCTCGAACCACGCAGCCATCtgctacaccctggacgggatccTCTTTTTGTACGGCATCATCCTCACCGTGCTGTACTGCAGACTGAAG atAAGCACAAGGAACAGTGCATTGTCTCAG AAGAAAGACCAAGGCGAGGGCATCTACACT GGATTAACCCCTCATGCCCAAGACACCTATGACACGATCAGTAAGCAAAGAAACTGA
- the nectin4a gene encoding nectin-4 isoform X1, whose protein sequence is MMTSRPETLLLCWGVVWALVPAMWAGQEFVEPSDGETLRSLAEGPTRLPCQFRMEGHHVVQVTWYKEGLDGSKEQIITGHHTEGHTEFGRFSGRVYFEKSDPTLNSALVIRTTELSDEGKYICHVSTFPFGNFEAELSLTVWTTPISSLEPVVLVERQQFHVAATCRSVARPSPRLSWDTDLPGQAQNRSSEAGAVSSHFSLHPLRSMNGKKLDCLVWHPTQDHPRRLSNRLVVHYPPDPTISGYDGNWHVGLEQASLQCNGGGNPKAETFTWTRNDGPLPEGVFVQNETLVFNRPLSFSDSGLYQCMAKNYLGPVKAEIEISVAETKKTSFDSLLMIIVGVIVGLLLLLLVISVVLVNHYHKRKNKKLEMELIEKKEQISTLSRQASFRRMNSVSTDHHIQAEESTPLRVEGTLRNSLSSLGEQGRCRDSRSTLSGGRGGLDTLGRPVLYNTSRRSERIRGRELERDGDREDGMGRMDSVSLDSHLQPIFHPPLHPSLPPYERTADVLRPVNGKAIIPTNDRTQQHLSLDTGYPVLTDEEEEQDRFEDGRGRRSRTEIQGEACDQDSKINSFQMSKALTNNFQYSNGILQPKANPNAILIHPKGQIV, encoded by the exons ATGATGACGTCACGGCCCGAAACCCTATTGCTGTGCTGGGGGGTCGTTTGGGCACTGG tgCCTGCCATGTGGGCTGGGCAAGAGTTTGTGGAGCCCTCAGATGGTGAGACACTGCGCTCCCTAGCGGAAGGCCCCACCCGGCTTCCGTGCCAGTTCCGCATGGAGGGACACCACGTAGTTCAGGTGACTTGGTACAAAGAGGGGCTGGATGGCAGCAAAGAGCAGATCATCACCGGTCACCATACGGAAGGACACACAG AGTTTGGCCGTTTCTCCGGGCGTGTGTACTTTGAGAAGAGTGACCCCACTCTGAATTCTGCGCTGGTGATTCGCACCACCGAGCTGTCAGATGAGGGGAAATACATCTGTCACGTGTCCACATTTCCTTTTGGCAACTTTGAGGCAGAGCTGTCGCTTACGGTGTGGA CGACGCCTATTTCCTCCCTGGAGCCAGTAGTGCTGGTGGAGAGACAGCAGTTCCATGTGGCGGCCACCTGCCGCTCCGTGGCCCGCCCTTCACCCCGCCTCTCCTGGGACACAGACCTTCCCGGGCAGGCGCAGAACCGCAGCTCAGAGGCGGGGGCGGTGTCCAGCCACTTTTCTCTGCACCCCCTGCGCAGCATGAACGGCAAGAAGCTGGACTGCTTGGTGTGGCATCCGACCCAGGATCACCCACGCAGGCTCAGCAACCGCCTAGTTGTGCACT ACCCCCCAGATCCTACTATTAGTGGGTATGATGGAAACTGGCATGTGGGTTTGGAGCAAGCCTCCCTTCAGTGTAACGGTGGAGGGAATCCAAAAGCTGAGACCTTCACCTGGACCAG AAATGATGGACCACTTCCAGAGGGCGTGTTTGTGCAGAATGAAACGCTGGTGTTTAATAGGCCTCTGAGCTTCTCCGACTCAGGCCTTTATCAATGTATGGCAAAGAATTACCTGGGACCAGTGAAAGCAGAAATTGAAATCAGTGTGGCAG aaacaaagaaaacatctttTGACAGTCTGCTGATGATCATCGTGGGTGTGATCGtagggctgctgctgctcctcttggTCATATCAGTTGTCCTGGTGAATCATTATCACAAGCGTAAGAACAAGAAGCTCGAGATGGAGCTGATCGAGAAGAA GGAGCAGATCAGCACTCTGTCCAGACAGGCCTCTTTCAGAAGAATGAACTCCGTCAGCACCGATCACCATATACAG GCAGAGGAAAGCACCCCTCTTCGAGTGGAGGGAACCCTCCGGAACAGCCTGTCTTCCCTCGGG GAACAAGGTCGCTGTAGGGACAGCCGCTCCACTCTGTCTGGTGGCCGGGGGGGTCTGGACACTTTGGGTCGTCCAGTTCTGTACAACACTTCGCGCCGTAGCGAGCGAATAAGAGGGAGAGAGCTGGAGCGGGATGGAGACAGAGAGGATGGCATGGGCAGGATGGACAGTGTGTCTCTG GACTCTCATCTCCAACCCATTTTTCACCCCCCATTACACCCCTCACTACCCCCCTACGAGCGCACTGCTGACGTTCTGAGGCCCGTCAATGGCAAGGCCATTATTCCTACCAATGACAGGACACAGCAGCATTTGTCTCTTGACACTGGCTACCCTGTGCTCACGGAcgaagaagaagagcaggatCGATTTGAGGAcgggagagggagaaggagccGAACAGAGATACAGGGAGAGGCTTGTGACCAGGACAGTAAGATTAACAGCTTCCAGATGTCAAAGGCTCTTACCAACAATTTCCAATACAGCAATGGAATCCTTCAGCCAAAAGCTAACCCCAATGCCATCCTCATCCACCCCAAGGGCCAGATTGTATGA
- the nectin4a gene encoding nectin-4 isoform X2 — MWAGQEFVEPSDGETLRSLAEGPTRLPCQFRMEGHHVVQVTWYKEGLDGSKEQIITGHHTEGHTEFGRFSGRVYFEKSDPTLNSALVIRTTELSDEGKYICHVSTFPFGNFEAELSLTVWTTPISSLEPVVLVERQQFHVAATCRSVARPSPRLSWDTDLPGQAQNRSSEAGAVSSHFSLHPLRSMNGKKLDCLVWHPTQDHPRRLSNRLVVHYPPDPTISGYDGNWHVGLEQASLQCNGGGNPKAETFTWTRNDGPLPEGVFVQNETLVFNRPLSFSDSGLYQCMAKNYLGPVKAEIEISVAETKKTSFDSLLMIIVGVIVGLLLLLLVISVVLVNHYHKRKNKKLEMELIEKKEQISTLSRQASFRRMNSVSTDHHIQAEESTPLRVEGTLRNSLSSLGEQGRCRDSRSTLSGGRGGLDTLGRPVLYNTSRRSERIRGRELERDGDREDGMGRMDSVSLDSHLQPIFHPPLHPSLPPYERTADVLRPVNGKAIIPTNDRTQQHLSLDTGYPVLTDEEEEQDRFEDGRGRRSRTEIQGEACDQDSKINSFQMSKALTNNFQYSNGILQPKANPNAILIHPKGQIV, encoded by the exons ATGTGGGCTGGGCAAGAGTTTGTGGAGCCCTCAGATGGTGAGACACTGCGCTCCCTAGCGGAAGGCCCCACCCGGCTTCCGTGCCAGTTCCGCATGGAGGGACACCACGTAGTTCAGGTGACTTGGTACAAAGAGGGGCTGGATGGCAGCAAAGAGCAGATCATCACCGGTCACCATACGGAAGGACACACAG AGTTTGGCCGTTTCTCCGGGCGTGTGTACTTTGAGAAGAGTGACCCCACTCTGAATTCTGCGCTGGTGATTCGCACCACCGAGCTGTCAGATGAGGGGAAATACATCTGTCACGTGTCCACATTTCCTTTTGGCAACTTTGAGGCAGAGCTGTCGCTTACGGTGTGGA CGACGCCTATTTCCTCCCTGGAGCCAGTAGTGCTGGTGGAGAGACAGCAGTTCCATGTGGCGGCCACCTGCCGCTCCGTGGCCCGCCCTTCACCCCGCCTCTCCTGGGACACAGACCTTCCCGGGCAGGCGCAGAACCGCAGCTCAGAGGCGGGGGCGGTGTCCAGCCACTTTTCTCTGCACCCCCTGCGCAGCATGAACGGCAAGAAGCTGGACTGCTTGGTGTGGCATCCGACCCAGGATCACCCACGCAGGCTCAGCAACCGCCTAGTTGTGCACT ACCCCCCAGATCCTACTATTAGTGGGTATGATGGAAACTGGCATGTGGGTTTGGAGCAAGCCTCCCTTCAGTGTAACGGTGGAGGGAATCCAAAAGCTGAGACCTTCACCTGGACCAG AAATGATGGACCACTTCCAGAGGGCGTGTTTGTGCAGAATGAAACGCTGGTGTTTAATAGGCCTCTGAGCTTCTCCGACTCAGGCCTTTATCAATGTATGGCAAAGAATTACCTGGGACCAGTGAAAGCAGAAATTGAAATCAGTGTGGCAG aaacaaagaaaacatctttTGACAGTCTGCTGATGATCATCGTGGGTGTGATCGtagggctgctgctgctcctcttggTCATATCAGTTGTCCTGGTGAATCATTATCACAAGCGTAAGAACAAGAAGCTCGAGATGGAGCTGATCGAGAAGAA GGAGCAGATCAGCACTCTGTCCAGACAGGCCTCTTTCAGAAGAATGAACTCCGTCAGCACCGATCACCATATACAG GCAGAGGAAAGCACCCCTCTTCGAGTGGAGGGAACCCTCCGGAACAGCCTGTCTTCCCTCGGG GAACAAGGTCGCTGTAGGGACAGCCGCTCCACTCTGTCTGGTGGCCGGGGGGGTCTGGACACTTTGGGTCGTCCAGTTCTGTACAACACTTCGCGCCGTAGCGAGCGAATAAGAGGGAGAGAGCTGGAGCGGGATGGAGACAGAGAGGATGGCATGGGCAGGATGGACAGTGTGTCTCTG GACTCTCATCTCCAACCCATTTTTCACCCCCCATTACACCCCTCACTACCCCCCTACGAGCGCACTGCTGACGTTCTGAGGCCCGTCAATGGCAAGGCCATTATTCCTACCAATGACAGGACACAGCAGCATTTGTCTCTTGACACTGGCTACCCTGTGCTCACGGAcgaagaagaagagcaggatCGATTTGAGGAcgggagagggagaaggagccGAACAGAGATACAGGGAGAGGCTTGTGACCAGGACAGTAAGATTAACAGCTTCCAGATGTCAAAGGCTCTTACCAACAATTTCCAATACAGCAATGGAATCCTTCAGCCAAAAGCTAACCCCAATGCCATCCTCATCCACCCCAAGGGCCAGATTGTATGA
- the LOC108925978 gene encoding zinc finger protein 883-like, giving the protein MSSLVTFQAQLASIMDVLVRSAVAELSKLGSAVLRLEMSPGEQEDHDDDEELEKKKAPFPIEQRTTQLASIMATLAKAAVAEISKLADDGFAVLRLEMSRNKKENEGLKRKIELMESELRTAGRHGESAVASRSVGVQVGYSLEDYESGGAHSPGREGVPLKGWRNRVWIDGETIAVKLEGGPLQCDAVSDESADVEDDRPEIMMIKEENLEEDLWSSQLHDREKRNVEFADAGHRPIFDQLYEDDIDAETAAAKNPEKWDILPSSEYDLGGREKDGPTLSRNTYSTQSHVFAEQSIEQFICSHCGKSFDCFSAYETHQQIHSGEKPYSCDKCGESFSNLSNLKRHERNFHSGKVTLDGSAYDRFDTKKSHISIPHRLLPGEKPFGCTLCDKSFSKPSLLKKHQVVHTGEKPYSCDICGKSFSYMYSLKSHQITHSGEKPFTCLQCGTSFTKKTYLETHQNTHTGQKPFSCPHCGKRFSQKSNLKAHIRVHTGEKPFRCDECGECFIHANSLKTHKQLHTGEKPYSCDICGKSFSRATHVKIHQRIHTGDKPYSCTTCGKSFSQKGYLKTHQIFHSGIKDFKCLVCTKSFSQASCLKKHQRVHTGEKPFGCDKCGKCFSYLKSLKDHKCMYLK; this is encoded by the exons atGTCGAGTTTAGTTACCTTTCAGGCACAATTAGCCTCCATCATGGATGTGTTAGTGCGATCAGCCGTAGCAGAATTGAGTAAACTTGGCTCTGCGGTGCTGCGATTGGAAATGTCTCCTGGTGAGCAGGaggatcatgatgatgatgaagagcTCGAGAAGAAGAAGGCGCCGTTTCCGATCGAGCAGAGGACG ACACAGCTGGCCTCCATCATGGCAACGCTGGCCAAAGCAGCAGTGGCGGAAATTAGCAAACTTGCAGATGATGGCTTCGCCGTCTTGCGTTTGGAAATGTCCCGGAATAAAAAAGAGAACGAAGGCCTTAAGAGGAAAATAGAGTTGATGGAGAGCGAGCTGAGGACGGCAGGAAGACATGGAGAGAGTGCTGTCGCCAGTCGCTCTGTCGGAGTTCAGGTCGGATATAGTCTGGAGGACTATGAGAGCG GAGGGGCACATTCTCCAGGGCGAGAAGGGGTGCCTCTAAAAGGGTGGAGAAACAGGGTCTGGATCGACGGAGAGACCATAGCTGTGAAACTGGAAGGTGGTCCATTGCAATGTGATGCTGTCAGTGATGAG tcTGCAGATGTGGAAGATGACAGGCCtgaaataatgatgataaaggAAGAGAATCTGGAAGAGGATTTGTGGAGCAGTCAGCTTCACGACAGAGAGAAGA GAAATGTGGAATTTGCTGATGCGGGACACAGACCCATCTTTGACCAACTCTACGAAGACGATATTGACGCAGAGACCGCGGCAGCTAAAAACCCCGAAAAATGGGACATCCTCCCTTCTTCTGAGTACGACCTGGGTGGTCGGGAGAAGGATGGACCTACCCTGAGTAGGAATACTTACAGTACACAGAGTCACGTGTTTGCCGAACAGTCGATCGAACAGTTCATCTGCTCGCATTGCGGGAAAAGTTTTGATTGTTTCAGTGCCTATGAGACGCACCAGCAGATACACTCAGGGGAGAAACCGTATAGCTGTGATAAGTGTGGGGAAAGTTTCTCTAACCTAAGTAACCTGAAAAGACACGAACGGAATTTTCACAGCGGAAAAGTAACGCTTGATGGATCGGCTTATGATCGGTTCGACACAAAGAAATCCCACATTAGTATACCCCACAGGCTCCTCCCTGGGGAGAAACCGTTTGGCTGTACGCTGTGCGACAAGAGCTTTAGCAAGCCGAGCCTTCTGAAGAAACACCAAGTTGTGCACACTGGGGAGAAACCGTACAGCTGTGATATCTGTGGGAAGAGTTTCTCTTACATGTATAGTCTAAAATCACACCAGATCACTCACAGCGGGGAGAAACCATTCACCTGCTTGCAGTGTGGCACCAGTTTCACCAAAAAGACTTACCTCGAGACacaccagaacacacacactggacagaaACCATTCAGCTGCCCGCACTGCGGCAAGCGCTTCTCCCAGAAAAGCAACCTTAAAGCTCACATAAGAGTCCACACGGGAGAGAAGCCGTTTCGGTGCGATGAGTGCGGCGAGTGCTTCATTCACGCAAACagtctgaaaacacacaagcagctTCACACCGGAGAGAAACCGTATAGCTGTGACATTTGCGGGAAGAGCTTCAGTCGAGCGACTCACGTCAAAATACACCAGCGCATTCATACGGGGGACAAGCCGTACAGCTGTACCACATGCGGGAAGAGTTTCAGTCAGAAAGGTTAcctgaaaacacatcagatctttCACTCCGGAATAAAGGACTTCAAGTGTCTGGTGTGCACAAAGAGTTTCAGCCAAGCGAGCTGCCTCAAAAAACATCAGCGAGTTCACACAGGGGAGAAACCCTTCGGTTGTGATAAATGTGGGAAGTGTTTCTCTTATCTCAAGTCTCTTAAGGACCACAAGTGTATGTATTTGAAATAG